The proteins below are encoded in one region of Deltaproteobacteria bacterium:
- a CDS encoding integron integrase — protein sequence MREALRLRHRSYSTEKTYLTWARSFHAFINNKEPADLEGRDIQDFLSYLAVEKKASPSTQNQALNAIVFLYRHVLDKDIEGMIDAVRARQRRRLPVVLSIKEITSIFEYMTGTQQLMAMLIYGCGLRLQECLSLRIKDIDIEQNIVIVRSGKGDKDRRTMLPESLKDNLIHHLSEVRAMYDEDRAKDLNGVYLPNALERKYPNAGKEWAWFWLFPSKSISVDPRTHIVRRHHMHPASLQKAFKTAAGKAGIAKQASVHTLRHSFATHLLEKGYDIRTIQELLGHSNLQTTMIYTHVATRNILGVRSPLDK from the coding sequence CTGCGTGAGGCATTGAGGCTGCGGCACAGGTCATACTCCACCGAAAAAACTTACCTCACATGGGCGCGCAGTTTTCATGCCTTTATAAATAACAAAGAACCTGCTGACCTTGAAGGTAGAGATATTCAGGATTTTCTGAGTTATCTTGCTGTTGAAAAAAAGGCGTCTCCTTCCACTCAGAATCAGGCGCTAAATGCTATTGTTTTTCTATACCGTCATGTGCTTGATAAGGATATAGAGGGTATGATAGACGCTGTGCGGGCGCGGCAGAGGAGAAGGCTTCCTGTTGTTTTGAGTATAAAGGAGATAACCTCTATATTTGAATATATGACTGGAACACAACAGCTCATGGCAATGCTTATTTATGGGTGCGGGCTTCGGCTGCAGGAATGCCTGAGTTTGAGAATCAAAGATATTGATATTGAACAAAATATAGTGATTGTTCGTTCAGGGAAAGGAGACAAGGACCGAAGGACTATGCTTCCTGAATCGTTAAAGGATAACCTTATCCATCATCTTTCAGAGGTAAGGGCAATGTATGATGAGGATAGGGCAAAAGATTTGAACGGTGTTTATCTGCCGAATGCCCTTGAAAGGAAATACCCAAATGCAGGAAAGGAATGGGCATGGTTCTGGCTGTTCCCCTCAAAATCAATCTCTGTTGATCCGCGCACTCATATTGTCCGCCGGCATCATATGCATCCTGCATCGCTTCAAAAGGCATTCAAGACCGCCGCTGGAAAAGCGGGTATTGCAAAACAGGCTTCTGTGCATACACTCAGACATAGTTTTGCAACGCATCTGCTGGAAAAGGGCTATGACATCAGAACGATTCAGGAACTTTTAGGGCATTCCAATCT